The nucleotide sequence TATCTCTGTTTGCAAATACCTGCCACACTTTCTCTGTTCTTCTGTTTAACCTTGGTGCTATGTTTCATAGGCCTTGGTGTTATACATTTTCTATGCACACATGTCTATTTGGAGATACTGAACGTGGATGGTATTGTTTTTTTCTTTCAGGCTATAGGCAAAGTTTGTCCTGAACTGTTCGTCATGGTGGAAGGCTGGGTATTCTCTGCTTTGTTAGTGGCGTTTTCTAGCGTTCGCAACACCTTGCGAGTCATTCTACTTGCCAGGTAGCTACATGCACACATATCGGAAAGGCGAGGTGATAGGGGCGAAGGTGAACTCGCTCACTTCCATTGAGACAGAACTGCCCTTCAGTTACTACAGCCTTCCATACTGTCGTCCTCAAGGTGGGGTTAAGAAGAGTGCTGAAAACTTAGGCGAGCTTCTGATGGGTGATCAAATAGATAATTCTCCATACCGTTTCCATGTAAATGTCAACGAATCTCTGTATCTGTGTACCACAACCCCACTTGATGAGGCTGATGTGAAGCTCCTCAAGCAGCGAAGCCGTGATCTATACCAGGTGAACATGATTCTTGACAATCTTCCTGTGAGGAGGTTCACAGAGCAGAATGGAATGACCATCCAGTGGACAGGCTATCCAGTTGGTTATATTCCAGAAGGTACTtctgatgtccacatcatcaatCACCTGAAATTTAAGGTCTTGGTCCATAAGTATGAAGGAGGCAAAGTAAAGGTAGTTGGGACTGGGGAAGGAATGGAATTTATCTCAGAGGCTGACACCGATGCCAATTCTGGATATGAGATTGTGGGATTTGAAGTTGTCCCATGCAGTGTGAAGCGTGATCCTGAAGCCATGTCGAAGTTTAATATGTATGATAAAGTCGATCCTGTGAACTGCCCTGTGGAGTTGGAAAAATCTCAATTGGTTAGGGAGAAAGAGAAGATTACCTTTacatatgatgttgaatttgtAAACAGTGATATCAGGTGGCCATCACGGTGGGATGCATACCTGAAGATGGAGGGTTCAAAGATTCACTGGTTTTCGATTATGAACTCTTTGATGGTAATTCTATTTTTGGCTGGCATTGTGTTTGTCATATTCTTGCGGACTGTGAGGAGGGACCTGACTAGGTACGAAGAGTTGGATAAGGAGGCCCAAGCTCAGATGAATGAGGAGCTCTCTGGTTGGAAACTTGTTGTTGGAGATGTCTTCAGAGAACCAACCTCATCGAAGCTGCTCTGTGTCATGATCGGCGATGGGGTTCAGATTTTGGGTATGGCAATTGTTACCATTTTCTTTGCCACATTTGGCTTCATGTCTCCTGCATCGAGAGGAATGCTGTTGACAGGGATGATAGTCCTCTATATGTTACTTGGAATTGTGGCTGGGTATGCTGCTGTCAGGCTCTGGAGGACTTTAAAAGGAACGTCCGAGGGATGGAGGTCTGTCTCCTGGTCAACTGCTTGTTTCTTCCCTGGCATTGTCTTCATTGTCCTCACTGTGTTAAACTTCATGCTGTGGACAAGAAATAGTACTGGAGCCCTTCCAATCTCACTTTTCTTCGGCCTTTTGTCCTTGTGGTTCTGTGTCTCTGTGCCACTTACCCTTTTAGGTGGTTTCTTTGGCACAAGGGCTGAGCCAATAGAATTCCCTGTTCGAACCAATCAGATACCAAGAGAAATCCCTACAAAGAAGTACTCATTGCTCTTCATACTTGGTGCTGGAACTCTACCTTTTGGaacactcttcatcgagctcTTCTTCATTCTTTCTAGTATTTGGCTAGGAAGGTTCTATTATGTGTTTGGCTTCCTCCTTGTCGTGCTCCTTTTGCTGATTGTGGTGTGTGCTGAGGTATCAGTTGTTCTTACCTACATGCATCTCTGTGCGGAGgactggaggtggtggtggaaagCTTTCTTTGCCTCTGGAACAGTGGCCCTTTATGTGTTCCTTTACTCCATCAACTACTTGGTGTTTGATCTCAGAAGCTTGAGTGGGCCGGTTTCTGCTATGCTCTACATCGGATACTCTTTCATTGTCTCTCTTGCCATTATGCTAGCTACTGGTACTGTTGGGTTCCTGACTTCGTTCTCTTTTGTCCACTACCTTTTCTCATCAGTCAAGATTGATTGAAGATTCAAGGATGTCTTTGCGCAAAATCACCTGTGAGCTCAAATGATATGATCATTGCATCTTGAAGGCCTTTCACAAAGCAGTGCTGTTTGTAATGTAGCTTATTACTGAGAGTCTGAGACTATTGTACCTCGTAATGAATAGTATATTTCAGCAGATGTGCTTTAAAGTTTGTCACACTTTgctacaacattttgttgatgctGCCAATACTGTCGGAAAAGTCTTGAGTTTATGATCCCATTGGTGCCTTATGGTGTGTTTTGTCTGTTTCTTTCTGCAAGATTGGCTTGCAGCTGGAGAACTATGTTCTTATGGTATAATCTACATGTACAAAATGTTTCCCATGCACACCTTCTCCGTGCTTTTCTCTTGTCGTTATGTATTTACTCAAGATTCCATAGAACACTACATCTAGTTTTATGTTTGATAGTTAAGCTTGAAAGTTCATTTTTGCCTTTTACTCATACTATTATGAATGAAAGTGATGTGTGATTTTTTAGGTAACACTGTTATGTCAAGTCGCTCAATTTCAGGTTTCATTAGGTTTGTATCTATGAGGTTATTACCTTTTCTTAGTTAAGATGATACTGAAATCTGTGAAAAACAGTCATATATTTTTGGGCATGCACTTCATTCACTTAAATGTGTGTTTTCAAATATTGTAAATAATCTTTTAGGGTCCTATATTCATATTTACCTTTCTTCACTGTTCTAAAATGATTGTAAGAGACTCAGGTCCTGTTTGGATGATGTGGTTTTTAAAAAACTATAGCATCACAAAACTATGGTTTTACTAGCTAAAGAGACACAAAACTGTGGTTTAGAAAAAAGATGTCATAAGTAGAGTTTTTAAAACTTCAAAAAGACTATAATTTTAATAAAACCATGGTTTTAGAGACTAAAAGATTTGTTGTATCCAAATAACTAGTAGCTTTTAAAAAACAAAGTATTTTGTAAAACCATAGTATTTCTtcaatgaagggcgggcctggtgcaagcggtagagtcttactgcctgtgaccggaaggtcccgggtttgagtcgcggtctccttgcattgcacaagcgaggttaaggccactgacacccttccccagaccccgcacagagcgggagctctctgcactagggTACGCTCTTTTTATAGTATTTCTTCAATATTCCAAAAATACTTTGCATCCAAACATGACCTCAGTAACATGTGTCATGTACATGTGACTACAGCAAGAGAATCAAAATTGCAGATGTTACCACCGTTGTTCTTTTGCTTGGTATTAGAATATATATCTCATTTGATCCTTTTGCTGTTTATTAGTGCTATTATATTGTTTCTGCTTTAGTTATGAGACTGGAACAGTTCATCCCTCATCATGCCATTCTGAGGACCTGTGTTTTGTTAGTTGAACATGTCACAATTTGAGGTGCTCAAATGTTTGGTTGCTACGGTTGACCCCATATATGTTCATGGATTGCCTGTCAAATTCATATGTTAGGCAACTTATTAAGCCCTTTCTTTGTCGTGCACTTCTGACGAGTGATTGGTTATGTTGCTAGACTGATGAAATGTGTATGCCAACCCCTCTGCCTCTTTTTTCCTTGTTTCTGGAAGGAAGTCCCATTCTTGGCTGTTGCTTTTTTTATTGCTCAAATGAAATGATTCTAGCTCTAACCTTGGCGTTGCGCTGTTGTTCTCAGCCTCAACTCATAACAACCAAACAGACATACCAGAAACCTAATGCTGATGCTGACCGCTATGATTCTGCGCCATCTTTTGTTATGATTCTGCACCATCTTTTGCTATCTAGCTTGTCTATCTACCTACCTTTTCTACTGGAATGGAAATGCAGGGTTCAGAATGCATCAGATGACTTTCTTTTTCCCGGTGACCTGTCGTCTATTTGCAGTATTTCTCTCTATATAGCATACGGCAGTTGCGGTCGTCATGTGCCTGCGCCTTTGGCTCTTCGCTTTCGATGCGGAGGTGCTCTCGATTTCCTTTGACAGACGTGACCTGGCTTGTTCATGTGAAAGGTACTCCCTTCCCAACCCAAGCTGTTGTGTGCTCCCTAAGAAACGTGACCCCTTTTCGTGCTCATGCAAACCGCGATGGTTTTCGCTCCTTGTTTATTCCAACCTTTTTTTTTCCTCAGATCGTTGGACGGTTCACGTCTTGGGTGCTCCCATCCCCACTCCACCTTCCCTTTTTCCACCAGACGTGGTTTGCTTGATAAGAAACGCGGGGGGTCTGTCTAAACCTAAAATCTAATGAGCGGCAGGGCCGCAGGGGAGGGGAGGGTGGGTGCGTGATCGTGAAGCCATATGCCCTTCCTTTTGCTGGCTTCGGAAACGGAAACTGAACGGGAGTGGTGTGGTGGGCGATCAATCAAGTAAGGCATCGCGGTCGCGCGGCGGCAGGTTGGAGGTAGCATTTGCGTGGCTGGACCAGGGGAGAAAAAAAAGGACACATCTGGTGGTCTCTCTCAAAAGTTCGTAGGATCTCCATTGGCGGGTTGTGCTGGGCAGTTGGGGCGTTCGTCTGATTGTCTCGTTGTTTGAGGTCAGTTTTATTATAATATGTAATAGTTACGGATCCTCCATCCCTTACCCAACCAATAAAAGACGTGAGAATTAGTAGAATATCCCGTCTTCCGTTTCCATTGCAAGATCACAAAAATAGAATAACATTATAGACAAAATATTTGTGGAACCAGCCATCTCTTATTTTTCACCTCTATAATAGTGAATACATAGGTTTCTTATATAGATACAAGATGACCCTTTAACTTCTTCAATTATAACTCTTGAGTTCTTGAGCTTCAAGAGTTAATTCGGTATAAGCCCACTAGCATGATTAGTTTCATAACACTCCTCCTTGGGCTAACACCACGATAAACTCGTGGCTCGTCAAAAACTCTGTCAAAAACCCAGTGGAAAAAAGAACAGAGAAAAAAGTACATTCTTGCCGCACAGATGTATGCAACATATATATCTTATGATCTTCTAGACCACGGGTTTCAACATCTTCTGGATGTTAAGAATATGAACTGATAATTAGGGATTTACTCCCCGTGAGCTCTGCAAGTCACTTCAGAATTTCATGCCAATCTTTCGGATATATCTTTTGAATGTCGTGGCTGGAAGAGATTTTGTAAACAAATCTGCGAGATTGTCACATGATCTGACTTACAGTATATTCATTTCACCCTGCTTCAGGAGTTCGTGAGGATAAAAGAATTTTAGTGAAATATACTTAGTTAAGTTATTCTTTATATAGTCTGTTTGCATTTGTGTAACACATGCTTGCATAATcttcatatataattgtgggggtATCCATAGTATTAAGGCCACATGACTTCTGGATGTGGCTAATTATCTGTCTTAGCCAAACACATTCACGTGCAGCTTCATACAGTGCTATTATCTCTGAGTGGTTTATACATGTTGTTACTGAAGTTTGCTTACAAGACCTCCATGAAATGGCTTTACCACCACTAAAGAAATACAAAACCAGTTTGTGACTTTGCATTATGAGGATCTGATCGGTATCCAGCATCTGCATAGCCGACCATAGTCAAATCAT is from Miscanthus floridulus cultivar M001 chromosome 7, ASM1932011v1, whole genome shotgun sequence and encodes:
- the LOC136467634 gene encoding transmembrane 9 superfamily member 12-like; translated protein: MHTYRKGEVIGAKVNSLTSIETELPFSYYSLPYCRPQGGVKKSAENLGELLMGDQIDNSPYRFHVNVNESLYLCTTTPLDEADVKLLKQRSRDLYQVNMILDNLPVRRFTEQNGMTIQWTGYPVGYIPEGTSDVHIINHLKFKVLVHKYEGGKVKVVGTGEGMEFISEADTDANSGYEIVGFEVVPCSVKRDPEAMSKFNMYDKVDPVNCPVELEKSQLVREKEKITFTYDVEFVNSDIRWPSRWDAYLKMEGSKIHWFSIMNSLMVILFLAGIVFVIFLRTVRRDLTRYEELDKEAQAQMNEELSGWKLVVGDVFREPTSSKLLCVMIGDGVQILGMAIVTIFFATFGFMSPASRGMLLTGMIVLYMLLGIVAGYAAVRLWRTLKGTSEGWRSVSWSTACFFPGIVFIVLTVLNFMLWTRNSTGALPISLFFGLLSLWFCVSVPLTLLGGFFGTRAEPIEFPVRTNQIPREIPTKKYSLLFILGAGTLPFGTLFIELFFILSSIWLGRFYYVFGFLLVVLLLLIVVCAEVSVVLTYMHLCAEDWRWWWKAFFASGTVALYVFLYSINYLVFDLRSLSGPVSAMLYIGYSFIVSLAIMLATGTVGFLTSFSFVHYLFSSVKID